GTGGTGGCAGAGGGGCCATGGCTGGAGTTTGTAGCTGTGGCCAtggtgctgtccctgcagcctgaGGTGCAGccagcctgccctgctgggcATGGCCATGCCCCACTCTGGGCCAGCTGGTGCCAGCCCATGGTGGCCTGAGTGCCTGCCAGCGTGCCAgacaggggctgcagagctgctgaggacCCCCTGGCCCCTCAGCCCCTCGCAGCCCCTGGCAGGGTGTGCAGCCCTCAGCCAGGGCATGGCTGTGTCCTCCAGGACCCCTGTGGTATCTCTGAGCCAGAGCTTTTCCTCACACCTCGGTTTCTCATATGTTTAACCAGTTTTGTTTAAACTTCCCGAAGTTACCAGAAGCAGCTTTGCTGGAGCTTTCATCCATCACTGCCACCTCTGTCCTGCTGAGCAGGGGTGCCAGGCAAGAGCTGATGGTGCTGCCAGCTGTGTGTGTACCATGTGTGGCATGGCACGGCACAGCATGGCATGGCAcagcatggcacagcacagcatggcacagcacagcacggcaCAGCATGGCATGGCACAGCATGGCACggcacagtacagcacagcacagcacggcatggcatggcatggcacagcacagcacggcacagcatggcacagcacagtacagcacagcacggcatggcatggcatggcatggcacagcacagcacggcacagcacggcacggcacggcatggcatggcatggcatggcatggcatggcacagcacagcacggcatggcatggcatggcatggcacggcacggcacggcacggcacagcacagcacagcacagcccagtcctgctgggagcagagctgactCCTGTGCTCCCCGTGCTCATCTGCAGCTGGAGATGCTCACAGCCCTGTCACCCTTCTGTGCTGGTGACAtcagctgggagaggagaagCACAGAGCCCCCACCACAGGAGCCGGCACTGGGGATTTTTGCCAAATTAAGCAGTTTGTTTTTATGCTGCTgagcagatggagcccaggatGGCAAACGCCAACCTCCGCACACAgcgggctgcagcaggcagggactgacccagggctgggctgggatttaTCAGTGGGCGCTGCCCTTCCCATCTTATCTGCAATATCTCAATTGTTTGATGAGGTTTTGTACAAGTTCCACCCTGGGAGAGTGTTTCACGCATGTTCAACATCaaagcagcacaggcactgagGGAACCATGTTTCTTTAATGTGGGAGTGTTGTAGGGGCCGCAGGGTGCCCAAAGGCAGATTataacaaaattaataattcagGGCTCAGAAAGGTGCTGGGGAGGAGTTAACCCCTTCAGAGCCAGTCGCTGCCTTCATGCTGCCAGAGCCAGGTCAGGCTCTGTTGTGCTGCCCAGCACCCCTGGGGTGCTGGGTTtgtgggggctgtgctggctctggggaCCCCAGGACATGGCTGGGCACACAGGGTACAGCAACTCCCCTGGGCTGTACCCAAGTGTGTCCTCATGTCACCAACACGGGCAAACACGACCTCTAAATCTGGGCTGAAGGGAGTGTTCATGCCCATATCAAATGGCACTAAAGGGCTTTAGGAATTGGGCAGCTCTAGTGCAAGTAATCTCTAATTCAGGAGGAATTAATgatgtccctgcagccagagcAATGTGCTGAGCCCCAGCCATCCTCCCCGCCCAGTGTCACTTGGACATCACTGTCCccatgctggcagcagctggctcaGCACATGCCAGGAGCCAAGGCCAGCTGGGGACATCAGTGGAGCCGCAGGACATGTCCATGGAGCCACAGGACGTGtccatggagcagcagaagcagctcctggctgagccccGGCCATGCAGCTGTGGCACTGTGGGCCAGCACCAAGAGCCTTCACACCTACATATGCCAGCCTGAGCCTTAAAGCTGTGACATGCTATTTGTATGCAAATAACCCTGTGAATGCAGAAGtccaaaaatgttattttaaagtCTGGTGTAATTAAGTTTGCCATgcatttccctgctcctgcagccctggggatcCTGCTGTTAGCGGGAAAATGAATGCCTGGATGACATCTCTCCCCCTTGCATGGCTTCACTGGTGATTTATTTATCTGCCCGTGCTGTGTTTTGTTGTATCAGCAGTCTCTGTTGCTCAAGAGCAGCAAACACTGGGagtccatttaaaaaaaaacaactcttgtCTCATTTCAGTAATTTACTATGCAgaggttttgtgtttttcataATGAATTAGAACctgtaattttgtattttgaatgcATGGACCTAATAACTCACGTAATGAAAGTCTAACAGGCTTGAGGATGAGCCATTAATGAAACAGCAGTTTTATGATTCTCCACAATATATTGTAATAGTGAATCACTTACTGAGCTGTCCTGAGCTGATTTATGATGAAACTTGTTTGTGATGTGGAGATAGAGCCATGTGCCTGCACTGAATTAGCACTTCCTGACAGTCATTAACCAATGGGGATCGTAATCGGGATTTATGGGGTTTGAAGCAGAGCAGTGGGAAAGGCCAATTAAGTGCCATCCACGCTCAGGTACCTCAGTGAACCAGCCCTGCTAATTTATGCTGACTAATTAGTTTGTTTTCTCTCAAATTAGGAAGCTGGTCAAGAGTGCGTGGGACGGTGCCCTCGGTGTGTGCCAGCACTCCCCACCATGTCCTGcatcatccatccctgtcctcttGTCACTCCCAATCTGGTCCCTCATCAGCCCAACGCTGCTGCCATGGGCtgtgtttttggggtgctggaggTGCCAGGTCCTGGGCACTGCACTGGAACCCTTCATGTTGTGGTGCCAGCGTGGCcctggcagctgtgccaggtttGGTGCACAGATAACTCAGTGCCTTGTGCTTTCTTGTAGGACGGCTGCAGAGAGGGATGGGTCAGGGGTGGTTGCAGAGAGGGATGGTGTGTTTgctctccctggctgctgctggcctgAAGGTCACTGGGGCACCCAGGGCTCCAGGGCAGGGGAAGAGATCACGGTACCAGTGccaggtccctgtgcagggacgAGCACCACTGTGGgcccaggcaggcaggcagtgcCTGGGATGTGCCTTGTGGGGGCTCACGGGGAGCTGAATTCGGGCTGTGCCTGCCACAGGGCACAGCTAAGGTGTGGATGCAGCAGAAGGGTGCTGGCCTCGTCCTGGCTGCCAGAACTACATGCGCACCCCAGCCAAgcattccctgcctgctccagccaggggaCCTCCAGTGCCATGAATCTGACTGCAGTGCATTGGGTAGTTTGCTCTAGTAATACAAGACCAATTTATAAATCTTTCCATCCCATTAGTTTTTATTTGATTTGGATGTTCAGATGTCAAAGCAAATGATTTAATTAGTGCTAAGCTGTGATGCAGGGATGCTGCATTTCCCCCAGTCTGGTGCTCCTTGCCTGGccagcagcccagctcccaATGCCAGAAACAGATGGGTGTACCCAGGAGCTCCATTTGGAGCTCTTGGCCTGGTCAGGCCCTGGTGGGGTGGGTGATACCCTGGTGGGCACAAgccccacatccctgggcagccccttgccccagctcccactggtggagcagcactgggaccTGCCCATTGCTCCCCAAGGCTCCTCGTGTTGCTGGTGTGGCTCAGCCATCGCGTTTCTGCATCCTGGCACTGGGCACACACACAtcctgggggtgggggggggggggggcttcCAGTGCCCCCAtcctctgcccaggctgtcccctGGGACTGGCTTGGACCTGGAAGTCATCCATGGCCAAGGTcctgcacagtgctgctggagggatCTGTGCCTGCTCTGTCCCACTGGGAGGGGACACGTCAGCACCTCCTGGTGcctgtcccagctcctcccGGACCATCACCTTCTGCTTGGCTTGCAGGAGCCTGATGCCCCGAACCCTGGACAGCCAGATCACCGTGGAGAAGACCCCCAGCTACTTTGTCACCAAGGAGGCCCCACGGCGCATCTTCAACATGTCCCGGGACACGAAGCTGATCGTGGTGGTGCGCAACCCGGTGACCAGGGCCATCTCTGACTACACACAGACCCTCTCCAAGAAGCCAGACATCCCCACCTTCGAGGGGCTGACCTTCCGCAACCGCAGCCTGGGGCTGGTGGACACGTCCTGGAACGCCATCCGCATCGGGATGTACGCCGTGcacctgcagagctggctgcagtaCTTCCCCCTCTCCCAGATCCACTTTGTCAGTGGCGAGAAGCTGATCACGGACCCGGCAGGGGAGATGGGCAAAGTCCAGGACTTCCTGGGCATCAAACGGGTTATCACAGACAAGCACTTCTACTTCAACAAGACGAAAGGCTTTCCGTGCCTGAAGAAGTCAGAGAGCAGCGGCTTGCCTCGCTGCCTGGGCAAGTCCAAGGGCAGGACTCACGTGCAGATAGACCCCGAGGTGATCGAGCAGCTTCGGGACTTTTATAGACCTTATAATATCAAATTCTATGAAACAGTCGGGCAGGACTTTAGGTGGGAGTAAGTgtccaggagcagagctgcagtgacaTGAGACTGCAGTCTTCTGTGGGAGGGGCTGGACCAGGACACCCCTCAGCCCATCCTGCCCAGAATGGCAAGCAGAGGCAGGCAAGGGCTTTCCTGTCCCTTAGGAGTCTGCAATGCTCCAGATAAGGAAGACTCAgagtcctgctgcagcccccaaGCTAAGGGGTGAgtgcccagcagcactgcctgtccCATGGGGTCCCTGTGGCTTCTTCTGTGGGGTCCTGTTTGCTCTGAGCACCACACGGTCCCCAGGGCCACGGTGATGGCTCCATCCTGCAGCCTGTGttcaggctgctccaaagcacatccctctgtgtcccgAAGCAGATGGGTGCTCCTGGACAGTGGCAGTGGGACTGTCCCTGCCAGGCCCCTcctgggcaggcagagctgcagccactcTGCCTTTGTCACCTGCTCGCCATGTGTACCCATGAGGGTGAGATGTGTCTGCTTGACCAAGGAGTCTATGGAAAATGTTGTACTGATATTTTGTCCTGTGAATAAAGCACAGAATCCTGCTGTTACGGGTACTTTAGTGGCACTAGTTTCCTTGTTCAGCTTGTGATCCCTTCATGTAAATAAAGTGGCTTCCACCAGTCCGTATGCATGGGCTGTTCTTaggccagggctgggcagagctggggggccATGGGGAGCCCCCACACCCACAGGCAGGAGAGGGAacgggcaggggctggggcaggacagGGGGCAGCCTGACACAACGGAGGGGATCTGTGGCACAGTCCTGCCTGGGGCTCCCCAGCGCTCTGGCACGGGCTGGGGATGTCTCAGAGTGATGCAcagtggctgtgcagggatgCAGCACACCGTGGACCAGTCTGCAAGGCCTTACTGCCAGTGATGAGTAACCAGTGAGCTCTGATAGGGAAAAATTGCAGTTAATTAGTGGGCACCTACGAGAACCCCATCTGCATCTCTGCCACTGCCAGGCACAGGGGAAGACACAGCAGTGAGGGGACCCAGGGGCAGTTATGGGCAGGTGGAGGGAGAGATGGGAATTAATGGCCATGGACAGGAAAATGGGATATTTGCTTGtatgatttttcctttaaaggagaaaaacattCAGAGCGAGACTCACAAATCCCAGCCTCACAGTAGAAAAGCCATTTCCAATCCACTCCAAGGAGGCAAAAGGTGCCAGGTTAGATTGATCCTCCTGACAATACTGTATTAGTGGGAAATTAGAGCTGGAGCCTGAGGAAACTGCTGCGATATCAAACAATTACTTTACATTTGTCCTTACAAATGGAGGGAGCAGAAATGTACTCAAATCAAGTATTAGCTTTCCAAAGGGTGAGCAAATGagggcacaggcagggctgcacTGAAAATGCAGAGCACATTAGGAGCTCTTTaaaaaatggctttaaaagcCCCAAGCAGGCAATCTGCATGCTgaggaggcagggcaggggtgtGATGAGGATGGAAGGGTTTGGTGAGGACCTGGAGTGGAGCTGGTTTGGTGACCTGATGCCAAGCAGAGGGGCTGCCAGAAGGAGCCCCCTGCTTGCCCAGCCTGGGTTCTCCCCACccaggggacaagggacaggggacaggggctCTGCTCTCAGGGCTGTCATGCGACTTTCCAGCCAtctctggcacagcagggccccAGCTGCCCCACAGCAAGGCCACTGCCCTtgtgtgtgctgtgttttgATGGGTTCACTCAGGCCTGAACCCCAGAGAGCAGCTGTTCAATATTTATCAGCTCATAAATAGTTAAACATAATGAATGTGATTTAAGTGGTCCCTGATCCTACTCGTGCTGAAGAGCTCTTGAGGCGAGCTGGGCCAAGGGAATCCTTCAGTGGCCCCTTCTCATCACTGGCAATTGTGCTGcccaggaagagcagagcccctggcacaccCAGGGGAGTCAGCACCACTCTTGTCTAGAAGCAGCCTCTCCTCCCAAAACAGCCCCTTCCCCACTGGGACTGTCCCATGATCCAGTCAAGGATCTTTGACACAGTGTCCCCATTAGTTCTTCACCCTGCCTGTCTCCTGGTGAGGACACCCTGACCCaggtgggagctgccctgggagcaccACAACTCCAGGGTCCCCCCATGTGTGAGCTCAGGCTGCGACACTGGACCAGCTCCTGAAATTCGGTCCTGGTGTTTCAAGGTGCACAAGGAACATTGTTATCCCTCTGACCAAGGCAGGATCACAGCACTGTGAGCACTGAGAAAATTTGATTAACTTCTTATTAAGTTAATATGATTCAATTTCACTGCTGGCTCCAAGTttcctggcagcaggcagagagtcctgggaatggctgtgggggactcccagccctgtccccccACTGCTCAGCAGTGTGTTCCTAACACACCTCCTTCCAAACACAGAGTGGGCAGCAAATAATTACAGTCATTAACAGAAACCTCCAACCCTCAGAGATGCTGGATGCTCAGCTGGGATTCAGATATTTCCAAGTAGGTCAAGTTTCCTCTTATTATTTCATCAGGCTGCAGTGAGAAAcgggagcacagggctggtgtgAGTCAGGGCTGTCAGTGCTGGATGGGCACAGCTGGATGGGCACAGCAGGATAGGCACAGCTGGATGGGCACAGCTGGATGAGCACAACTGAATGGGCACAGCAGGATAGGCACAGCTGAATGGACACAGCTGGATGAGCACAACTGAATGGGCACAGAAGGATGGGCACAGCTGGATGGGCACAGCAGGATGGACACAGCAGGATGGGCACAGCTGGATGTCACCCAGTGATGCCAGGACCTGCCTGCccaggcagcacagacacagagggGCTGTGCCCGGTGCCCCCGTGGTGCCCCCGGCTCTGCAGGCTCCCCTCCAGAACTCAGCTCACCAACAGGCTCCGGGGCTGCCCCGCTGCCAGCCCTCCCTTCTGCACAGGAGCCTGTGCCAGAAAAGTCATCCCCACGGAATTCCCAGgcaccagcagcccctgcccgcGGTACTGCGCTCCCTGCAGCGCCGctgtcctgccctggcacccagcGGGCACAGGGGCTGCCCGCGGGCACAAGCCCCCGGCGAACACGAGCCCGGCAGAGGAGGAGCTCCCCGGGGACGTGCCCTTGCTCACAGTGGATTAACACATCTCATTTGCTTTGGGAAGTTTTCCACGTTCCTCTCCGAGTCCTGCCCTGCGCTCCACGAGCAGGTCCGTGCAGGAGGGGAGCTCCTGATGGCATCAATGCTGAAGCCTTGGCATCGCTGCAGAATTCATTACCTGGCTG
The Cinclus cinclus chromosome 16, bCinCin1.1, whole genome shotgun sequence DNA segment above includes these coding regions:
- the HS3ST2 gene encoding heparan sulfate glucosamine 3-O-sulfotransferase 2, with product MARRAPSGRAPAVAPAPSRRLAGRVLVLFTLSLSCSYLCYSLLCCCGGPAAPRARCPPARAAAKKLLQQPRPCGRAPPAPPAGSAPGPARPGTKRLPRAIVVGVKKGGTRAVLEFIRVHPEVRALGTEPHFFDRNYHRGLEWYRSLMPRTLDSQITVEKTPSYFVTKEAPRRIFNMSRDTKLIVVVRNPVTRAISDYTQTLSKKPDIPTFEGLTFRNRSLGLVDTSWNAIRIGMYAVHLQSWLQYFPLSQIHFVSGEKLITDPAGEMGKVQDFLGIKRVITDKHFYFNKTKGFPCLKKSESSGLPRCLGKSKGRTHVQIDPEVIEQLRDFYRPYNIKFYETVGQDFRWE